A genomic window from Cucumis melo cultivar AY chromosome 8, USDA_Cmelo_AY_1.0, whole genome shotgun sequence includes:
- the LOC103495820 gene encoding UDP-glycosyltransferase 76B1-like, with the protein MEKKQKERKGHLVLVPCPLPSHMSPMLHLAKLLHSQGFSITVIHTQLNSPNQSHYPEFSFESIGGSMLESYSAFGGDVMLFLSELNMKCETPFHDCLIKMQLCSQYNPISCIIYDSVMYFSAAVADDLQIFRIVLRTSSAANYIGLSILDENDCHPIQERRLEEPVAGFPFLRIKDMPLFSSQKHTRKVLTCIFNGTKTASAIIWNSLWCLEHALFEKIEDETLVPVFPVGPLQKYSSNFSTDVLSEEQSCMAWLDKQAQSSVVYVSTGSVITMSKDELLEMAWGLANSDQPFLWVVRDCLVNGSDGVEQLPREFHESTRSRCRIASWLPQQKVLAHRSIGCFLTHNGWNSTIESIAEGVPMLCWPRVGDQRVNARFVSHVWRVGLQLEDRLLREEIDRAIRTLFVDEEGIQIQKRAKELKKKVEISLRQGGASSDSLGRLVKYIRLQETMIRLSNA; encoded by the exons ATGGAGAAGAagcaaaaagagagaaaagggcATTTGGTGCTTGTTCCCTGCCCTTTACCAAGCCACATGTCTCCTATGCTTCACTTAGCCAAACTTCTTCACTCTCAGGGTTTCTCTATTACCGTAATTCACACACAACTGAACTCTCCAAATCAATCTCATTACCCTGAGTTCTCTTTTGAATCCATTGGTGGTAGCATGTTGGAGAGCTACAGTGCCTTTGGTGGGGATGTTATGCTTTTCCTTTCAGAACTAAACATGAAGTGTGAAACCCCATTCCATGACTGCTTGATAAAAATGCAATTGTGTAGTCAATACAATCCAATCTCCTGTATAATATATGACTCCGTCATGTATTTTTCTGCAGCAGTGGCTGATGACTTGCAgatttttagaattgttttgCGGACAAGTAGTGCCGCAAACTACATCGGGCTGTCAATTCTTGATGAGAATGATTGTCATCCAATCCAAG AACGCCGATTGGAGGAACCGGTTGCTGGGTTTCCCTTTCTGAGAATTAAGGACATGCCACTTTTCAGCTCACAGAAACACACAAGGAAGGTTTTAACCTGCATTTTCAACGGAACCAAAACTGCTTCAGCTATCATATGGAACTCCCTTTGGTGTCTTGAACATGCCTTGTTCGAGAAAATCGAAGATGAAACCTTGGTTCCTGTATTTCCCGTAGGTCCTCTTCAAAAGTACAGTAGCAACTTCTCCACCGATGTTTTAAGTGAAGAGCAGAGTTGCATGGCCTGGTTAGACAAACAAGCTCAAAGTTCTGTGGTCTACGTAAGCACCGGCAGTGTCATTACCATGTCAAAAGATGAACTATTAGAGATGGCTTGGGGGCTAGCCAATAGTGACCAACCCTTCCTGTGGGTGGTGAGGGATTGTCTAGTCAATGGCTCAGATGGAGTTGAGCAGTTGCCTAGAGAATTTCATGAGTCTACCCGAAGTCGCTGCAGAATTGCTAGTTGGTTGCCACAGCAAAAGGTTTTAGCGCACAGATCAATTGGATGCTTTTTGACTCATAATGGCTGGAACTCAACAATCGAGAGTATAGCAGAAGGTGTTCCAATGCTTTGTTGGCCCAGAGTCGGGGATCAAAGGGTGAATGCGAGGTTCGTAAGCCATGTCTGGCGGGTTGGCTTACAGTTGGAAGATAGATTATTGCGAGAGGAAATTGACAGGGCCATTCGTACTCTCTTTGTGGACGAAGAGGGTATCCAAATCCAAAAGAGAGCCAAAGAGCTGAAGAAGAAGGTTGAAATCTCCCTGAGACAAGGAGGTGCTTCAAGTGATTCCTTGGGCAGATTAGTCAAGTACATTAGACTTCAAGAAACAATGATAAGGTTGTCAAATGCTTGA